A single genomic interval of Dysidea avara chromosome 6, odDysAvar1.4, whole genome shotgun sequence harbors:
- the LOC136259361 gene encoding uncharacterized protein, whose amino-acid sequence MLRAHQLTTVNALVAATARTLHTIPATVIQLRRNKQEVSRCTSKTRCRLCRRKHHTSLCTNNTDDSASRASNQTAPRGTLQSPATTNPTSNPPTINPSANNSNPAQNTPPVASLTISTTATLQSIQLTKEPICLLKTAVATVAHEGTQVDANILFDEGSQRSFATQILIDKLRLQPHQTELIQLSTFGSPNPQVKKLNVASLQVITKSGTPISITVLIVPSIATPLENTVETSCLTDLPHLKGLQLAHPVTRSDSFEISLLIGANHYWDFVGDHTVRGSGPTAISSKLGYLLSGPLSITNPQQPRNITNLMCMITNSRQEEEELQHMWSVESIGISQSTPLDPDEQFFQNYSSTAISRCADGSYMARLPWKEQHPPLPTNFNISQKRTTSLVRRLAQTPHMLSTYDAIISDQLKRGFIERVQASNTSTGVHYIPHHAVRKDSVTTPIRIVFDCSCSESRSSASLNDCLEPGPTLLNDLCSIILRFRLHNYGFATDIEKAFLQIKLHHNDRDYTRFLWLSDTSNPNSELITYRFQAVLFGATSSPFILNAVLRHHLQQYQTTVADDITQNLYVDNIISGCSSAETATQYYQQARQIMKEAKFNLRSWASNSSVLNTLAAQDATADPNTTVNILGIQWSTHDDQLHLTPSKLANINNLVTKREILQQSCKVFDPIGLATPVTIRAKMLIQRLWKESVDWDEPLSDILCQEWSSIFTDLVSVSELAIPRQYYSCESKMTNAELHLFCDANIKAYGTIAFFRQKDETTFVMARGRVAPLKPLTVPQLELLGALTATRLSDYLQTSFTRHKFKSHFWTDSQIVLYWIQGHKKLKPFVQHRVSEIQLITQKYDATWHYCPTADNPADMITRGSSTSQLSSSLLWNKGPPWLTNDSNWPQWTPSSTFHLHVAAITCEEFIPAAPQPLSSSPTISLHNIIDPNNYSSLGKLLRVSAYVYRFITAIRKHNDCQCEQLTATEIDLARIQWIKNSQYQIYATEISNLNSPNSSNKQSTLVRQLRLFIDSNGLLRCGGRIHNAPLTQLAKFPYLLPPKHPFTALVVYAAHVKLYHSGVGTTVTALRQSYWIPRARQYVRSLLRRCVICRKHSGKPYTAPDPAPLPKARLQNVQPFSVTGVDFTGALYVYNRGEEIKVYVCLFTCATSRAVHLEVVADLSTETFILAFRRFTGRRSTPHLMISDNATTFQAAAEELKALYLSQEIRTVLSHEGVTWKFIPKKAPWFGGFWERLIGLTKSAIKKVLGRAHISLEVLQTIVVEVEALMNDRPLTYVSDDPKDPEPLTPSHLLSGRRITSLPHEQRTMDEVSDPSYNEHDRLSKDAKTQGLLLQHFTTRWRNEYLTSLREFHRTSGSNECKIAVGDVVLVHDDGPRVKWRLAVVEELTYGGDGLVRAANIRTSTGQTNRPIVRLVPLEVSAQGKDTVCSKDNKLDCEVEKTSSTSNSQVDIPEEVIETRPTRSSASKARERLTQWANILSGAPEDVIDS is encoded by the exons ATGTTAAGGGCACATCAACTAACCACAGTCAACGCCCTAGTTGCAGCTACTGCAAGAACACTACACACAATTCCAGCAACTGTGATACAATTAAGACGCAACAAGCAAGA GGTGTCTAGGTGCACTTCAAAGACACGTTGCCGGCTATGCAGAAGGAAACATCATACCAGCCTCTGCACCAATAACACGGATGATTCAGCTAGTAGAGCATCCAACCAGACAGCACCACGTGGAACTCTTCAAAGTCCGGCCACCACCAATCCTACTAGTAATCCACCAACTATCAATCCGTCGGCTAACAACTCCAATCCAGCTCAAAATACACCGCCAGTAGCATCCTTGACAATATCAACAACTGCAACTCTACAATCTATACAGTTGACAAAGGAGCCTATCTGTCTGCTGAAGACAGCAGTTGCTACAGTCGCCCATGAAGGCACTCAAGTGGACGCAAACATTCTATTCGATGAAGGCTCCCAACGTTCCTTCGCAACACAAATATTAATCGACAAGCTACGATTGCAGCCTCATCAGACAGAATTAATACAACTCTCTACATTTGGATCTCCTAACCCACAAGTAAAGAAACTGAATGTCGCAAGTCTTCAAGTGATCACTAAATCAGGTACACCTATCTCCATAACTGTTTTAATTGTTCCCTCCATAGCCACACCCTTGGAGAACACAGTAGAAACATCCTGTTTGACTGATCTACCTCACCTCAAGGGACTTCAGTTAGCACATCCAGTAACCAGATCTGACAGctttgaaatttcattgttAATTGGTGCTAACCACTATTGGGACTTCGTGGGTGACCACACTGTTCGTGGCAGTGGGCCTACTGCAATCAGTTCTAAACTTGGATACCTCTTGTCAGGTCCACTTTCAATTACAAACCCACAGCAACCAAGGAACATCACCAATCTAATGTGTATGATAACCAATAGCAGACAAGAAGAGGAGGAACTGCAACACATGTGGTCTGTTGAATCTATTGGTATTTCTCAATCAACCCCACTTGATCCCGACGAACAATTTTTTCAGAATTATTCTTCAACCGCTATTTCCCGGTGTGCTGACGGCTCATACATGGCAAGGCTCCCATGGAAAGAACAACATCCTCCGCTACCAACTAATTTCAACATATCTCAGAAGAGAACCACCTCATTAGTGCGACGACTAGCCCAAACACCACATATGCTATCAACGTATGATGCTATCATTTCTGACCAGTTAAAACGTGGATTCATTGAAAGAGTACAGGCATCTAATACATCCACTGGCGTCCACTACATTCCACACCATGCTGTGCGAAAGGATTCGGTGACTACGCCTATTCGTATTGTGTTTGATTGCAGCTGCAGTGAGTCTAGATCCTCCGCAAGTCTCAATGATTGTCTTGAACCAGGTCCTACGCTACTAAATGATCTGTGCTCAATCATCCTCCGATTTCGTCTACACAATTACGGATTTGCTACAGACATCGAGAAGGCCTTTCTCCAAATCAAACTACATCATAATGATCGAGATTACACAAGATTCTTGTGGCTCTCCGACACAAGTAATCCCAACAGTGAACTCATAACATACCGCTTTCAAGCAGTATTATTTGGGGCAACCTCCTCCCCATTCATCCTGAATGCAGTTCTACGTCATCATTTGCAACAGTATCAAACAACTGTAGCAGATGACATCACTCAAAACCTTTATGTTGATAACATCATTTCAGGTTGTTCATCAGCAGAGACTGCTACACAGTACTACCAACAAGCTCGACAAATCATGAAAGAGGCAAAATTCAACTTACGCAGTTGGGCATCCAACAGTTCTGTATTGAACACTCTTGCTGCACAGGATGCTACCGCAGACCCTAATACAACTGTTAACATCCTTGGCATTCAGTGGTCAACTCATGATGATCAACTACACCTTACTCCTAGCAAACTTGCCAACATCAATAACTTAGTCACCAAGCGTGAAATCTTACAGCAGTCCTGCAAAGTTTTTGATCCCATAGGGCTTGCTACTCCTGTTACAATTAGAGCTAAAATGCTCATTCAAAGGCTCTGGAAGGAGAGTGTGGACTGGGATGAACCATTGAGTGATATCCTATGTCAAGAATGGTCCTCAATTTTTACAGATTTAGTCTCTGTTAGTGAGCTAGCAATTCCACGCCAGTACTACAGCTGTGAATCTAAAATGACCAATGCTGAACTACATCTGTTTTGTGATGCTAACATCAAGGCCTATGGCACCATCGCCTTTTTTCGTCAGAAGGATGAAACCACCTTTGTGATGGCAAGAGGAAGAGTGGCTCCTTTGAAACCTCTTACAGTACCACAACTTGAACTACTAGGAGCACTCACAGCAACACGACTTAGTGATTATCTTCAAACTTCCTTCACACGACACAAATTCAAGTCACATTTTTGGACTGACAGTCAAATAGTGCTGTACTGGATACAGGGACATAAAAAGCTGAAGCCATTTGTACAACACCGTGTTAGTGAAATCCAACTAATTACACAGAAGTATGACGCCACTTGGCACTACTGTCCGACAGCTGATAACCCTGCTGACATGATCACTAGAGGGTCCAGTACCAGTCAACTTTCATCTTCTTTACTCTGGAACAAAGGCCCACCATGGTTAACTAATGACAGCAATTGGCCACAATGGACCCCTTCCTCAACCTTCCACTTACATGTGGCAGCCATCACCTGTGAGGAATTTATACCTGCAGCTCCACAACCATTGTCATCATCCCCAACCATCAGTCTTCACAACATCATCGATCCCAACAATTACAGCAGCTTGGGAAAATTGCTAAGAGTCTCAGCCTATGTTTACAGGTTCATTACAGCCATCAGGAAACACAATGACTGCCAGTGTGAGCAACTTACAGCTACAGAAATTGACCTTGCCAGAATACAGTGGATAAAGAACAGCCAGTATCAGATTTATGCAACTGAGATATCCAACCTTAATTCCCCTAACTCCAGTAACAAACAGTCTACACTAGTACGTCAACTACGATTGTTCATCGACAGTAATGGCCTACTTCGATGCGGTGGGAGAATCCATAACGCTCCGTTGACACAACTAGCCAAATTTCCATATCTATTACCTCCAAAACATCCGTTTACAGCTTTAGTAGTGTATGCTGCACATGTTAAACTCTACCACTCGGGAGTTGGAACTACAGTAACAGCCCTGCGCCAGTCCTATTGGATACCAAGAGCCAGACAGTACGTGAGATCACTTCTCCGTCGATGTGTAATATGCAGAAAACATTCAGGCAAACCATACACAGCCCCAGACCCAGCTCCTTTACCAAAGGCAAGATTGCAGAATGTACAGCCGTTCTCAGTGACTGGGGTGGACTTCACCGGAGCTCTCTATGTGTACAACCGAGGCGAGGAAATCAAGGTATATGTATGCTTATTCACATGTGCTACCAGTAGGGCAGTACATCTGGAGGTAGTTGCTGATTTGTCGACAGAGACATTTATCCTGGCCTTTCGTCGTTTTACTGGACGCAGGTCAACACCTCATCTGATGATATCCGATAATGCCACCACCTTCCAGGCAGCAGCTGAAGAGTTAAAGGCCCTATATTTGTCTCAGGAAATAAGAACAGTGCTAAGCCATGAAGGAGTGACCTGGAAATTCATCCCGAAAAAGGCCCCATGGTTTGGGGGATTTTGGGAGCGCCTGATAGGCCTCACAAAATCCGCAATCAAGAAAGTGCTTGGAAGAGCCCACATTTCTCTAGAGGTTCTGCAAACAATTGTGGTAGAAGTGGAGGCCCTGATGAATGATCGGCCTTTGACATACGTGTCTGATGACCCAAAGGATCCTGAACCATTAACACCCTCCCACTTGTTATCTGGAAGGAGAATCACAAGCTTACCACATGAACAGAGAACTATGGATGAGGTTAGTGATCCAAGTTACAACGAACACGATCGTCTCTCCAAAGATGCAAAGACTCAAGGCTTGCTGTTACAACACTTTACAACGAGGTGGAGGAATGAATATTTAACTTCCCTCCGGGAATTTCATCGCACGTCTGGAAGCAATGAATGCAAAATTGCTGTGGGGGATGTTGTGCTTGTGCACGATGATGGGCCTCGCGTCAAATGGAGATTGGCTGTTGTCGAGGAATTGACATATGGAGGTGACGGTTTGGTGAGAGCCGCAAACATTAGGACCAGTACAGGTCAAACAAATAGACCTATTGTCAGGCTGGTCCCACTTGAAGTATCTGCTCAAGGCAAGGACACTGTCTGTAGTAAGGACAACAAACTGGATTGTGAGGTCGAGAAGACAAGTTCAACGAGTAATAGTCAAGTGGATATCCCCGAAGAAGTTATTGAAACGCGTCCTACAAGGAGCTCAGCTAGTAAGGCTCGAGAAAGATTAACACAGTGGGCTAACATTCTTTCGGGGGCCCCGGAGGATGTCATAGATAGTTAA
- the LOC136259044 gene encoding ubiquitin carboxyl-terminal hydrolase 16-like: MILQLQNVLILHIKRFNIGDIAVSKNNKFLSFSQLLDMAPYCSDKCLQQLKDKNDQILYGLYYAVVVHRGRRLRSGHYVAYIRVRPNRSKIPPLPQDSAAEYDKSVSHYRVPQGFEYDERAAYDGVWCYTSDQTINKCSRGFEDVKCQHAYQLFYEKLPTK; encoded by the exons ATGATCCTACAGTTACAGAATGTGTTGATTTTGCACATTAAAAGATTCAATATTGGTGACATTGCAGTTTCTAAAAACAACAAATTTCTATCATTCTCACAGTTGTTGGACATGGCACCCTACTGTTCTGATAAATGTCTACAG CAACTGAAAGATAAAAATGATCAAATTTTATATGGCCTGTACTATGCTGTGGTGGTCCACAGAGGAAGAAGACTTAGAAGTGGTCACTATGTTGCTTATATACGAGTTCGACCAAACCGATCAAAAATACCTCCACTTCCACAAGACTCAGCTGCAGAATATGACAAGAGTGTGTCACATTATAGAGTTCCACAAGGGTTTGAGTATGATGAGAGAGCAGCTTATGATGGAGTGTGGTGCTACACTAGTGATCAGACCATCAACAAGTGCTCCAGAGGATTTGAGGATGTCAAATGCCAACATGCTTACCAGTTGTTTTATGAGAAATTGCCAACTAAATAA